A DNA window from Pseudomonadota bacterium contains the following coding sequences:
- a CDS encoding NapC/NirT family cytochrome c, giving the protein MIAFIRDFTGEALRGTRQHKKGIAIFTAVAFIGFIILIAAMLHATANYKFCAMCHNMDIYIESWKQSTHKDVSCLDCHFEPGLWGELKGKWKAQTHVVLKITGTAPPRPHTQVSDASCLREGCHSTQDLHSNDVTFKGVTFSHDTHTSELRRGKKLKCVSCHSQIVQGKHLTVTETTCFTCHFYKKDEHPEMADCQLCHPQTKAKIFIDANENLPFVHKDYLDRKVLCEQCHFDVVFGEGDMKDNICVQCHAEPEILESKHTSEHLHLNHVSLHKVECFRCHADINHFIPRPTDSPVPGKKQVKKTVLSGYHYDSNCVKCHTLEQHNLERMMFMGKGVKDIPDLPSAMYLAHLDCASCHIALSDSGEGPVKGIKRQGFDDIIKSCSACHGPGYDDMAKHWKKLLTEELDKTETTLLQARNKVARHKKASRYGDASLLLEQAHQQLQFTKKGYGLHNIDYALKILADSRERVEKALALLIPKYVAQEIISPSGCTELCHSCVECIETKPVPFGGVQFPHDVHVSDEGLDCLECHSPRDRHGHTLMKGCSSCHHGSGMGSVLCEDCHVATFNLFKGQNACDEISCDIRGAANPMAKEVTCQECHIQVAEEKETTLAGIKQTCIECHDDSYGPMVDDWKTQVEALKVDSLYKELQASQKMVLFAIKNGQYTYDVQDLLNNAEKNLKQLRQGNPIHNLTFSQNLAAKVRTLLDKAQEKLQHHSTIETLEPGEYK; this is encoded by the coding sequence TCTAATCGCTGCGATGCTCCATGCTACCGCTAATTATAAATTCTGTGCCATGTGCCACAATATGGACATTTATATCGAATCCTGGAAGCAATCAACGCACAAGGATGTCAGTTGTCTGGATTGCCATTTTGAGCCGGGGCTTTGGGGTGAGTTGAAAGGCAAGTGGAAAGCCCAGACTCACGTGGTCCTCAAAATTACCGGCACGGCCCCACCCCGTCCTCACACTCAGGTCAGTGACGCCAGCTGCCTGCGGGAAGGCTGCCATTCAACCCAGGATCTTCACAGCAACGATGTGACGTTCAAAGGGGTCACATTCAGCCACGATACCCATACCAGTGAACTGCGCCGCGGCAAAAAACTGAAATGTGTCAGCTGCCATTCCCAGATCGTCCAGGGAAAACACCTGACGGTTACTGAAACCACCTGTTTTACCTGTCACTTTTACAAAAAAGATGAGCATCCTGAGATGGCTGACTGCCAACTTTGCCATCCGCAAACCAAGGCTAAAATCTTCATCGATGCCAATGAAAACCTGCCCTTCGTACATAAAGATTATCTTGATCGGAAAGTCCTCTGCGAACAATGCCATTTTGATGTGGTATTCGGTGAAGGGGATATGAAAGACAACATCTGCGTTCAATGTCACGCTGAACCGGAAATTTTAGAGAGTAAACACACCAGTGAACACCTCCACCTGAATCATGTATCCCTGCATAAAGTGGAGTGTTTCCGTTGTCATGCAGACATCAACCATTTCATTCCCCGACCGACGGACAGCCCGGTACCCGGTAAAAAGCAGGTGAAAAAAACAGTTTTAAGCGGTTATCACTATGACAGCAACTGCGTCAAGTGCCATACTTTGGAACAACATAATCTGGAGCGGATGATGTTCATGGGGAAAGGTGTCAAGGATATTCCTGATCTGCCAAGCGCCATGTACCTGGCCCACCTTGATTGCGCCAGCTGTCATATTGCCCTCTCTGATTCCGGCGAAGGCCCGGTGAAAGGAATCAAGCGGCAGGGGTTTGATGACATTATCAAATCATGTTCAGCCTGTCATGGTCCCGGCTACGACGACATGGCTAAACACTGGAAAAAACTGTTGACTGAAGAATTGGATAAAACGGAAACGACCCTTCTGCAGGCCCGCAACAAAGTAGCACGTCACAAGAAAGCCAGCCGCTATGGTGATGCCTCATTACTGTTGGAACAGGCTCATCAACAGCTGCAGTTTACCAAAAAAGGCTACGGCCTGCACAATATTGATTATGCCTTGAAAATCCTGGCTGACAGCCGGGAAAGGGTGGAAAAAGCTCTGGCGCTGCTAATTCCTAAATACGTCGCCCAGGAAATAATCTCACCCTCCGGCTGCACTGAACTCTGCCACAGTTGTGTAGAGTGTATCGAAACCAAACCCGTGCCATTTGGCGGGGTTCAGTTTCCTCATGACGTCCACGTCAGCGATGAGGGCCTGGATTGCCTGGAATGCCACAGCCCCCGTGACCGCCATGGGCATACACTCATGAAAGGCTGCAGCAGCTGTCACCACGGTTCCGGAATGGGTTCGGTTCTCTGCGAAGATTGCCATGTCGCAACTTTCAACCTTTTTAAAGGTCAGAATGCCTGCGATGAAATCAGCTGCGACATCCGTGGGGCAGCAAACCCCATGGCCAAGGAAGTTACTTGTCAGGAATGCCATATCCAAGTGGCAGAAGAAAAGGAAACCACCTTGGCAGGGATCAAACAAACCTGCATTGAATGTCATGACGACAGCTATGGCCCGATGGTGGATGACTGGAAAACCCAAGTCGAGGCTTTGAAGGTTGACTCCTTATATAAAGAGCTGCAGGCAAGCCAAAAGATGGTGCTGTTTGCCATCAAGAATGGTCAATACACCTACGACGTTCAGGATCTTCTCAATAACGCAGAGAAAAATCTGAAACAGCTGCGTCAGGGAAACCCGATTCACAACCTTACATTCTCCCAGAATCTGGCAGCCAAAGTCCGTACACTCCTTGACAAGGCCCAGGAAAAACTCCAGCACCATTCAACTATCGAAACCCTGGAACCCGGAGAGTACAAGTAA